From a region of the Mauremys mutica isolate MM-2020 ecotype Southern chromosome 12, ASM2049712v1, whole genome shotgun sequence genome:
- the LOC123346762 gene encoding protein CD300H-like, with amino-acid sequence MRIFSVLLWILFPGCWAVMGPGTVSGPAGGSVAVRCRYRAGYEDYPKFWCREGLLAGWSCSNGHIVQINGSEAEVTNGRVSIRDNRTQRAFTVTVENLTPADAGTYLCGIGNYSERDPRTTLTLTVSPR; translated from the exons ATGAGGATTTTCTCGGTTTTACTTTGGATTCTTTTCCCAG GCTGCTGGGCGGTGATGGGCCCCGGGACAGTGAGCGGCCCCGCGGGCGGGTCGGTGGCTGTGCGGTGCCGGTACCGGGCGGGCTATGAGGATTATCCAAAGTTCTGGTGCCGGGAAGGTTTGCTAGCAGGCTGGAGCTGTTCCAACGGTCACATTGTTCAGATCAACGGGTCGGAGGCGGAGGTGACGAATGGCAGAGTTTCAATCCGAGACAATCGCACCCAGCGCGCGTTCACCGTGACCGTGGAGAACCTGACACCGGCAGACGCCGGCACGTACCTCTGCGGGATAGGGAATTATTCGGAACGTGATCCCAGGACCACTCTGACACTCACCGTCTCCCCCAGGTAA